ATTTCGCGCTGATTTTTCTCGGGCAACTTGTGCAGATCCTCCAGCTCCTTCTCGTTCTTCTCTATCTGCGCCTTGTCCTTCTTGCGCTGCTTGTTCGTGTTCTCCATGGTGCTCTGGATCTCGGTGTGGGCACTCTCGATGGTCACCAGCCTTTTCTTGATTTGCTCGCGCTTCTTTACTAGATTTTCGTAGGCTCTGAAGGGTAAATAATGATATAATGTGTAAGTATAATAAACTATAGATTTTTGCTTACTCAATTTCCTTCCTGATGATTGTCTCCTTCTCAGCTCGTTCCTGTTTTAAAGCAGCCGTGCCCTCGTCGTGGGTTTTCAGCTCCTCCACGCAGACGTCGTGCTCCTGGGTGTACTGCTCCAGCTTGCTCTTCTTAATGCTCACAATCTTCTGGATGTGAAAGGACTTGGTGCGCACCAGCTCGTTCTCCTTCTTCAGATAGTCGACGGCCTCGTTGAACGGCTGCTCGAGGTCTTTCATTTCGCGCTCGGCCAGCTTGCAGCGGTTGTGCTTCTCGGTACGATCGTCGGTTAGCTGATCGACCCTCTGGTTGATCTGCTGCAGCGGGCGAATGTAGCGCTGCGTACCCACAATATCCTCCAGATATTCCAGCATGCCCGTCTCGTTTTCCGTCTGCCCCTTGGGCTTCATCATGGCAATCGACTCCACCTCGCCCTGCAGGATGAGGAAACGGTTGTGCTCGAGATCCACATGATGTTTCTTCAGCAGCTTGGCCACATCCTTCAACTGGGCCCGCTTGTCGTTGATCTGATAGTAGGAAGAGTTATCCGACATGGCTGTGCGTTCGATGACAATGCTCGAGTCCGGCACATCCTCGCAGCTACCGTCGCCCTTGTCCACGATCTGCTTGAAGTGCACGGCCACCGAGCAGCTGCGAATATTCGGGTACGCCGAGGAGGAGTGAATCAAGGTGGAGACGCGCTTGCAGCGGATGCGATTGGCGCGGCAGCCGAAGACGAACATCATGGAGTCGATGACGTTGCTCTTGCCACTGCCATTTGGCCCGATAATAGCGGTGAAACTCTGATGGAACGGCCCCAGTTCCACTTTGCCGGCGTAGCTCTTGAAATTGTGGTTAACAATCTTGGCGATTATCAGACGCGGCCCGGTGCTCTCCATGGAGCAGTGCGGCGGCACCGGCGGCGGTATGTAGATGTCGCCAATCCTGGTGCCGCCCTCCTCGTCGTCGAAGATCAGCGCATCGTCCAGGGCGTCCATGGCggcgtcctcctcctcctgctgttgctgcgctCGCATTTGCTGCTGTGCGGTTAGCTGCGGCACCCGAAACTGGCCGCTCTGGCGTCCACCGCCCAGCGCCTTCGGCGTGCCCTTGCTGGGACGCGCCTTCTGCATCtcgatttttctttttcaggATTTAACCAGGAGAAAACTTAACAAAGCCGAGGCCGTAAATTGAAAAGGATTCTATTTTCCGGCgcgccaagtaaaaaatttgacGCTTATTCTGGTGTGACCGTTTTGGCTTACCCTTGTAATACCTCAATGTCACTTTAAATAGGGGCAAGCGAGGCAGGTTGGCAGCTCttcaattcaaatttaaatgtaccGTTAGACCGGAGTAAAAATTAGGGGAAAAACTAGAAAATATCttgaagaaattaaatttaaaatttaaatttaaatggccggattaaaaattaaggaaaaaaactagaacatattttatagaaattaaatttaaattcaaatttaaatggaCCGTTAAACCGGATTAAAAATTAGGGAAAGAACAAGAAAATATCTTGaagaaattacatttatttatattagagCTGCAAAACTATCGACAGTGATTAAAGTcgattttttcgatattttcgagTAGTCGTTTTTTGACATTAGGTCAAAGcccttaaatatatttcaccaTGATTAGgttgttatttaaatttttaatgcaaaataGGGTTAGAAAAATGGCCTTATATTTTTGGGACGAGTATCAGCATTTGGAAATACCTGACcttttcacatattttaaactacttaaaaaggtattattttttagccgttattatttaaaaacttaaattttattcatctaattaaaataatcaaaatttcaatttaagaaaatcatgaattaaaacccaaaacaatgtttatacatatatgtatttttaaagcaaaacaaacacCCCGATTAGGTAATTTTGATAAGTTGATGTCTcgtttataaattattcagcaaactaatattttaaaaatgctctCTCTGCCTCTCAATCATAAATATATCACCCACTGCGAAGAGCTTTCTCTGGCGGTCTCTCCACTACCCTCTTGTAAGAGAAATGCACAAATATATAATGCCTTGCCTGCATCTGGCTCGACTTCAGTCACAATTCGTCTTTGGCTCGGTGCGGTTCCGTGATTTTTCCCAAGTTTTCCGAGAGCAGTCGGAAAATTCAAAGTGCTCGCACTCGAAACGGATCGAAATATTGGACACACGACACGAAAAGTGGAAGAAAGCAGGCTGAAAAATGCTCTGCCCgggggaaaatgtaaattgccAAACGGGTTTCACAGTCAAGGTCGTCGCTTCCGCCCAACGACGCTTTAAACGGTTATCACCGCCCACTAATTTCAGCGACCATCTATTACTCACTTATTTTATAgtgattatgattattatgtCGTCTTCGCTGGATGCCCTGGTCATTGGTAATTTCTCCCCTTTTGTTGGGTCtttagttttgatttttgattttgattgggTGCGTGTCTTgcctttattttggttttttcgcCATGCGCATGCGCGCGCGCATTGGGTGTGAAAGTTGTCGATCGAATGCGAGTTATATAACCGCAAACGGGGCGCCAAGTGGGTTCGGGTTCGGATTCGAGTGTTGTCCCCGTACCCCAACCCCGCcccaaaactaaaataaaagagCGTGTGCATTGAACCCCATGACAGTTGCTGAAATTTTCCTGACCCGCTGCCTTGGCCTCTCCAACTGGCAAGATGATAAATTTACTTTCTAAATGCTGCAACTGCCCCAGCTGCTCCGGCCAGAGCTAGAGATCGAGATTGAGATACATACAAGACAGCCAGTCAGAGTTGGACTATCTGCCATAGACACACATATCTCGAATCTCGAGATCGAGATCGCATCTTGCATTTTGGCCAACACGCGTCGCTTGCCCAATCTCCGCCTGAGTTACGATCTGGTGCGGCTCGGCTGCGCTACGGGCCATTGCTGCCAATCCATGATGCAAACGCATTTCAATCTATCCGCCGCAATGTGGCACATGGCTGGGGGCGGATTTTCAACAGGGCGGAGCAGGGGGAGGTTCCAATGATTGGCTATACCAAAAGATCTTCAAGAGTTTCTGGAAGATTTCGGGAAAAAATGGAATGTATTAGTTGGAATTTCTCGTTTCTTAACGTTTCTAAACAGATAAACCAATTTTGAGAAGGTATTCGTAGAATAAAGAGACTTTTAATAtgttagtttaaaaaaaagttagagTTAAGATTCTTGTTTTGTCTAATCAATTtcaccaacaaaaaaattaatatgaaacatagatcaattttaatttgatatgtggTCAGGTAAttttgacctggtcgaaaagagtatttaatgtaaatttacatggccatgTCGATTTTACGGTaacatactttttttttgtgtacaaTAAGTTAATGAAAGGTGCCAAACAAATTCAAGAGATATTTCTAGAAGGTTATAGAAGTCAATTATTCTTAGTctaatataaaactttttctAACGCATTTGTTTGACCTTAAgttaaaaatgggaaaaaaaacaaacattaaattattaagtcATAAAAAACGTATCtataaaaatccaaagatttCCATATAATTCTTAACCAGCAACCACATTATAATTTCGAATGGTAGACTGTAGTATTTCGTGACTAGTTTCAATATACATAAATCATATTTCTCAGTTACCCTGAAGAAAGACCATCtaagataaaataatttaaatgttaatcgaggtctttaaaatatcaaaaaggtCATCGAAATCCAACTGAGTAttacatatatctatataaatatttccttgaGATTTGACAAATTTTTCACTTCAATTCAACTCAATTCAAGTGGCGAAAACGTGGGCTTATGCGGCGTTTCTTGTCCACAGTTGACTGACAACTGCCGCCCATTTTCAGTGCGTGATTGGTAGCCGAGCCAATGAAATATTGCTGCAATCGGCGGTGGATAATTTTGGGTTGACGTGAGCGGTTTCGTTTTTGGgtcagcagtagcagcagcagtagcggCATTAATTAGTCTCCTTGTTAATTACACACGGCTATCTCGCTGCTTTGCAGACAATGATGATGGAATAATCACGAGCAACCACACGCGGCAACGTCGCTCGACCTCCGCGCCTGCATCTCCGGCCAGTTGCATGCAAGATGCCCGCTTCTACCGCAATCCCAACCGACCAGTCCACAAGATCTGGACGAACAGCGAGTGCGCCAAGTATTTCCTCTGCCTCGACGGCGAGGTGTTCGAGTTCAAGTGCTCCGAGGGCCTGCTCTTCGATGTCGTCCGTCAGATCTGCGACTTCAAGGCGAATGTGGATAACTGCGATGTGAGCGCGGAGGTGCCGGCTCCAAAGCCTCTCCTCGAGATGGCCGACTGTGCGGATGATTACCAGTTGGGCTGCGCCGATGGCACCTGCCTGCCGCAGGAGTATTTCTGCGACGGATCCGTGGACTGTCCCGATGGCTCGGATGAGGGTTGGTGCGATGTGGAGCACGATCCAAATGCGGCAGGTGCCTGTGATCCCCGCAAGTGCCAGCTGCCCCAGTGCTTCTGCTCCAAGGATGGCACCCAGATACCCGGCGGCATTCCCGCCCAGAGCGTTCCGCAGATGATACTGCTCACCTTCGACGATGCCATCAATCACGACAACTGGGAGCTCTTCTCGAAGGTTCTGTTCACACAGAACAGGCGGAATCCCAACGGCTGTCCCATCAGGGGCACCTTCTATGTCTCCCACCCGTTCACAAACTATCAGTATGTCCAGAAGCTGTGGAACGATGGGCATGAAATCGCCGTGCACTCAGTCACGTAAGttcagggttcggaaaataacacacactttaaaaaacttgtgttattaacatgttaaatgtcaaagtgttaagttcaaaaaaagttattgacttgtgtgtaaaaaattgtatcctacatatgttagatacataaataacacacacatgtcatttgtgttatttacacgacgtgttattaacacgacatGTTTTTTACGcagcgtgtttttaacacaatgagtttttgacattaaaaaatttaaaccgGTTTTCCGGAGTATAAGAATTCATATATGCTTGGAATTGGTTAAAACTAACATAACATAACTAAACTAACTAACTCGTTAATGTcagtaaaatgtaattttcatttggttAAAAGCACAgtatgtaaaaaacacgtcgtatTAAAAGCACATTtagtaaaaaacacaagtgagctgtgtgtgctaacaattatttttcacattttaacacttttgtatttgacacacatttcaacaattttgcacacaatataaaatacaatttttcatgttttttaacatgtgtgtcaatttcAGAATCCTGCGTAAGTTGATTTAGGCTGTGAATACAATGGGTTACATTATTTATGGGTTTCATAATATATTTCAGTCACCGTGGACCCGAGATGTGGTGGTCCAAGAACGCCACCATCGAGGATTGGTTCGATGAGATGGTGGGCCAGGCGAATATCATCAACAAGTTTGCTGCCGTTCGCATGGAGGAGATCCGGGGCATGAGGGTTCCCTTCCTGCGCGTCGGCTGGAATCGCCAGTTCCTGATGATGAAGGAGTTTGGCTTCGTGTACGATTCCTCCATGGTGGCACCGCACTCCAATCCGCCCCTTTGGCCCTACACTTTGGACTACAAGATGCCGCACAGCTGCACGGGCGTCAATCAGAACTGTCCATCGAGGAGTTATCCGGGCATCTGGGAACTGGTGATGAACCAACTGGAGGCGGGTGAATATATGTGCGGCATGGTGGACAGTTGTCCGCCGCATTTGAGTGGCGAGGATGTCTACCGAATGCTGACGCACAACTTCAAGAGGCACTATCTCAGCAATAGGGCGCCATTTGGCCTGTATTTCCACTCCACTTGGTTCAAGAAGATTGACTATCTGAATGCCTTTCTGGTGGGTGTTGAAAGAAtcagttaaaaatataatttaatctcTGTTTTTTCATTCAGAAATTCCTCGACGATCTGCAAAAGCTGCCGGATGTGCACTTTGTGACCAATCAGCAGGCCATCCAGTGGATGCGCCATCCCACGCCCAG
The genomic region above belongs to Drosophila takahashii strain IR98-3 E-12201 chromosome 2L, DtakHiC1v2, whole genome shotgun sequence and contains:
- the ChLD3 gene encoding chitin deacetylase 1 encodes the protein MLCPGENVNCQTGFTVKVVASAQRRFKRLSPPTNFSDHLLLTYFIVIMIIMSSSLDALVIDNDDGIITSNHTRQRRSTSAPASPASCMQDARFYRNPNRPVHKIWTNSECAKYFLCLDGEVFEFKCSEGLLFDVVRQICDFKANVDNCDVSAEVPAPKPLLEMADCADDYQLGCADGTCLPQEYFCDGSVDCPDGSDEGWCDVEHDPNAAGACDPRKCQLPQCFCSKDGTQIPGGIPAQSVPQMILLTFDDAINHDNWELFSKVLFTQNRRNPNGCPIRGTFYVSHPFTNYQYVQKLWNDGHEIAVHSVTHRGPEMWWSKNATIEDWFDEMVGQANIINKFAAVRMEEIRGMRVPFLRVGWNRQFLMMKEFGFVYDSSMVAPHSNPPLWPYTLDYKMPHSCTGVNQNCPSRSYPGIWELVMNQLEAGEYMCGMVDSCPPHLSGEDVYRMLTHNFKRHYLSNRAPFGLYFHSTWFKKIDYLNAFLKFLDDLQKLPDVHFVTNQQAIQWMRHPTPSNQLHQFESWHCQPKDLDPHERVCNLPNVCKVRSRVLQEDRFFYTCMECPAQYPWIRNEFGLD